In the Geobacter sp. FeAm09 genome, one interval contains:
- a CDS encoding YihY/virulence factor BrkB family protein, whose protein sequence is MTGTRRDDHGRVSRLLGFMAAVVRDFRRNQGFLLSGAVAYYTLLSVVPMSILVLTVLSHVIGEERLVATMATYLEMVVPGYTATLLEQVRVFVENRQVIGTIGFVVMLFFSSIAFTVLENAISVIFFHHVKHERRGFLVSALIPFVYICALALGIVLVSVVVGAVETLESRHLILFNRSVSLAGTERVALYVLGIAGELLMLTSIYLVMPVVRIPFRHAMIGGVAATLLWEITRRVLVWYYASLSMVNIIYGSIATVVVTLLSIEVSALILLLGAQIIAELETTCSSAPVEPPPGFET, encoded by the coding sequence ATGACGGGCACCCGACGCGACGACCACGGGCGGGTGAGCCGGCTCCTCGGCTTCATGGCCGCCGTTGTGCGGGATTTCCGGCGCAACCAGGGTTTTCTTTTGTCCGGCGCCGTGGCCTACTACACCCTGCTGTCGGTGGTGCCCATGTCGATCCTCGTCCTGACCGTGCTGTCCCATGTGATCGGCGAGGAGCGGCTGGTGGCCACCATGGCCACCTATCTGGAGATGGTGGTGCCCGGTTATACGGCGACCCTGCTGGAACAGGTGCGGGTATTTGTGGAGAACCGCCAGGTGATCGGCACCATCGGTTTTGTCGTCATGCTCTTTTTCAGTTCCATAGCCTTTACGGTCCTAGAAAATGCCATCTCGGTGATCTTCTTCCACCATGTGAAGCACGAACGTCGCGGCTTCCTCGTTTCCGCCCTGATCCCCTTCGTCTACATCTGCGCCCTTGCCCTGGGCATCGTCCTGGTATCGGTTGTGGTGGGTGCGGTCGAGACCCTTGAAAGCCGGCACCTGATCCTGTTCAACCGGAGCGTGAGCCTGGCCGGCACGGAGCGGGTTGCGCTGTATGTCCTGGGGATCGCCGGCGAGCTGCTCATGCTCACCTCCATCTACCTGGTGATGCCGGTGGTGCGGATCCCCTTTCGCCACGCCATGATCGGCGGGGTGGCGGCCACGCTGCTGTGGGAGATCACCCGCCGCGTACTGGTCTGGTATTACGCTTCCCTCTCCATGGTCAACATCATCTACGGCTCCATTGCCACGGTGGTGGTGACCCTGCTCAGTATCGAAGTGTCGGCCCTGATCCTGCTCCTGGGCGCCCAGATCATCGCCGAGCTCGAAACGACCTGTTCATCGGCCCCGGTCGAACCGCCGCCCGGTTTCGAGACATGA
- a CDS encoding acyloxyacyl hydrolase encodes MTKRTFLTILALAACLAPLSVRAETAVATAQSECALLTGYGITHRYFGATRTQVQTWDVIARYGRFLSDEVGRGSWYQGRHELLVEVPYHLAVDHDARSMAGGYLLGSWKFTGLEGIAPYVFAGGGILYVDLGLPTMGTRLDFSYQGGTGIQYFVRKDTALMAEYRYHHISNAGTAAPNEPLNSSKFLLGVTFYR; translated from the coding sequence ATGACAAAAAGAACGTTCCTGACCATCCTTGCCCTCGCTGCCTGCCTCGCCCCGCTCTCGGTCCGGGCGGAAACCGCCGTCGCCACGGCCCAATCGGAATGCGCTCTGCTGACCGGCTACGGCATCACCCACCGCTATTTCGGCGCCACCCGCACCCAGGTGCAGACCTGGGACGTCATCGCCCGCTACGGCCGCTTCCTCTCCGATGAGGTCGGCAGGGGAAGCTGGTATCAGGGGCGACATGAACTGCTGGTGGAGGTGCCCTATCACCTGGCCGTGGACCATGACGCCAGGTCCATGGCGGGGGGGTATCTTTTGGGAAGCTGGAAATTTACCGGATTGGAGGGGATTGCCCCCTATGTCTTTGCCGGCGGGGGGATACTCTATGTGGATCTGGGGTTGCCTACCATGGGGACCAGGCTGGACTTTTCCTATCAGGGGGGAACGGGCATACAGTACTTCGTGCGCAAGGACACGGCACTCATGGCCGAGTACCGCTACCATCACATCTCCAACGCCGGAACCGCCGCGCCCAACGAGCCGCTCAACTCCAGCAAGTTCCTGCTGGGCGTGACGTTCTATCGTTGA
- a CDS encoding MMPL family transporter, whose protein sequence is MFRMWCSRIIAAGDSLTRRHLGWVFRTASTRPRVVISLFAAAVALSVAMITSIHFETDIFRLFPSRQPALRLLLDSLQWTGSANEAYFLLEGDPPSLPAEAGRFAERLEQARVDGQPAFKRVTWRIYDESQAASFKELMAYAVIHPQLFVQPDDLPRFVARFAPDQANTALQQLQADLAGQFGGFASGLAIVDPLSLRDLILPRLKNGGQALDLDPSSPYFLSRNGAVLIMIAEPARPVQDMAFARKLVAAINDARRGSPVSISCAGAHISAVLDEVEMKSNVLVSIVISLLVVLGIFYLAYRRLLPTLLIPLILACGVLFALGTAGLFLRSIHIISFAFTALITGIGTDYSIHIYDRFHSERAVGKTSREALELAILDTGRGVFTAAITTAVPFLALMVSDVRALYELGLLVGLGVIYSLYATLFFLPPLLLFMERRFPITYRPIPGLGLPRLWRAVLRHPAAVAAGSLLMAAGLCWAAFSITFDGELKNLQPRHSEAFLAQEKIERNLSIAPKQILVALEGRDLPDVLERVSRLDALAASLQARGQIVAWSSLCRVINDPKTQRELSLRLRERFGDARLEQSVRGALDRQGFASEQFQPFLDGMSHLQRAVPVSPEEAVARLSASPLKGVVDRHLVKTASGYHALAYLHYSGSSLDLPAFQAALAALDPAARMTGIDLISNQLRDAVRNSFTGAFLLGGMLVLFFLLAHFATMPSGVLYSLFPVVAASGCMLGTMALSGMGLNFMNAMVLVTIVGMGSDFGLYIRFRVTAETPEERERQYVQIGRSVFLSAMTTIVGFGSLALTDYGAMSSIGWATNLGVGFITFFCLVTLPAAMALKGFSRVD, encoded by the coding sequence ATGTTCCGCATGTGGTGTTCGCGTATCATCGCCGCTGGAGACTCGCTCACGCGCCGTCACCTGGGATGGGTTTTCCGTACCGCCTCGACGCGTCCCCGGGTCGTCATCTCCCTGTTTGCGGCCGCCGTGGCTCTGTCGGTCGCCATGATCACCTCCATCCATTTCGAGACGGATATCTTTCGCCTTTTCCCGTCCCGACAGCCGGCCCTCAGGTTGTTGCTCGACTCGCTTCAATGGACCGGCAGCGCCAATGAAGCCTACTTCCTGCTGGAGGGGGACCCGCCGTCCCTGCCTGCGGAGGCCGGACGTTTTGCCGAGCGTCTCGAACAGGCTCGCGTCGATGGGCAACCCGCCTTCAAGCGGGTCACCTGGCGGATCTACGACGAAAGCCAGGCGGCATCCTTCAAGGAACTGATGGCCTATGCCGTCATCCACCCCCAACTCTTCGTTCAGCCGGATGATCTGCCCCGTTTCGTTGCCCGTTTTGCTCCCGATCAGGCAAACACGGCACTGCAGCAACTCCAGGCCGACCTGGCCGGACAGTTCGGCGGTTTTGCCAGCGGTTTGGCCATTGTTGACCCCCTTTCCCTGCGCGACCTGATCCTGCCGCGTCTCAAGAACGGCGGCCAGGCCCTCGACCTCGACCCGTCATCCCCTTATTTTCTCTCCCGCAACGGAGCGGTGCTGATCATGATCGCCGAACCCGCCAGGCCGGTCCAGGACATGGCGTTCGCCCGCAAACTGGTGGCGGCCATCAACGATGCCCGCCGTGGTTCCCCGGTCTCCATCTCCTGCGCCGGTGCCCATATCAGCGCCGTGCTCGATGAAGTGGAGATGAAGTCCAATGTCCTCGTGAGCATCGTTATTTCTCTGTTGGTGGTATTGGGCATTTTCTACCTTGCCTACCGGCGCTTGTTGCCGACCCTGCTCATCCCGCTGATCCTGGCGTGCGGCGTGTTGTTTGCCCTGGGGACCGCCGGGCTGTTCCTGAGATCCATCCATATCATTTCATTTGCCTTTACCGCCCTCATCACCGGCATCGGCACCGATTATTCGATCCATATCTACGACCGCTTCCACAGCGAGCGGGCTGTCGGCAAAACATCCCGGGAAGCGTTGGAGTTGGCGATTCTCGATACCGGCCGCGGCGTCTTCACCGCCGCCATTACCACGGCGGTCCCGTTTCTGGCGTTGATGGTGTCGGATGTCCGCGCGCTCTACGAACTCGGCCTGCTGGTGGGGCTGGGGGTGATTTATTCCCTTTATGCCACGCTGTTTTTCCTGCCTCCTCTGCTGCTGTTCATGGAGCGTCGCTTTCCCATCACCTACCGCCCCATTCCCGGCCTCGGCCTGCCACGCCTCTGGCGCGCCGTGCTGCGGCATCCGGCGGCGGTTGCCGCAGGCTCTCTGCTGATGGCGGCGGGACTCTGCTGGGCGGCTTTTTCCATCACCTTCGATGGCGAGCTCAAAAATCTGCAGCCACGCCATTCCGAGGCTTTTCTGGCACAGGAGAAAATCGAACGGAACTTGAGTATTGCGCCGAAACAGATACTGGTGGCGTTGGAGGGGCGTGATCTCCCCGATGTTCTGGAGCGGGTTTCGCGGCTGGACGCACTGGCGGCATCCCTCCAAGCGCGCGGCCAGATTGTGGCGTGGTCTTCCCTCTGCCGGGTGATCAACGACCCGAAGACGCAAAGGGAGTTGTCTCTCCGGCTGCGGGAGCGTTTTGGCGACGCACGCCTTGAGCAGTCCGTCCGTGGGGCGCTCGACCGGCAGGGTTTTGCCTCGGAGCAGTTCCAGCCGTTTCTGGATGGGATGAGCCATCTGCAACGAGCCGTACCGGTGAGTCCCGAAGAGGCGGTGGCCCGCCTTTCGGCCTCGCCGCTCAAGGGGGTTGTCGATCGCCATCTGGTTAAAACCGCTTCCGGTTACCACGCCCTGGCGTATTTGCACTATTCCGGCTCCTCGCTCGATCTGCCCGCCTTTCAGGCCGCGCTGGCTGCTCTGGACCCTGCGGCCCGCATGACCGGCATCGACCTGATCAGCAACCAGTTGAGGGATGCCGTACGGAACAGCTTTACCGGCGCCTTCCTCCTGGGCGGGATGCTGGTGCTGTTCTTTTTGCTGGCCCATTTTGCCACCATGCCCTCGGGGGTGCTGTATTCCCTGTTTCCGGTGGTGGCCGCCTCTGGTTGCATGTTGGGGACCATGGCTTTGAGCGGCATGGGGCTCAACTTCATGAATGCCATGGTGTTGGTGACGATCGTGGGGATGGGGAGCGATTTTGGCCTGTACATCCGCTTCCGGGTCACGGCGGAGACGCCCGAAGAGCGGGAACGGCAGTATGTGCAGATCGGCCGGTCGGTCTTTCTTTCGGCCATGACCACCATCGTCGGGTTCGGATCACTGGCCCTGACCGACTATGGCGCCATGTCTTCCATCGGCTGGGCCACCAACCTGGGGGTAGGGTTCATTACCTTCTTTTGCCTGGTTACCCTGCCGGCGGCCATGGCCCTGAAAGGGTTTTCCCGGGTGGATTGA
- a CDS encoding lipoprotein insertase outer membrane protein LolB — translation MKRHIFLLFLMAALSQVAGCALFTPKPPLEYRPGVQVDTLSAAVSLSVTKGEQGMGANGFMLYQRPDRMRMVVLSPFGTTLMETVVAGDQVTVVDNSKGMAFRGALAELPQQREGDTWRQARWVMEVPAPGSSLRDGSLERTGSMGLKERVTFENGLVVAKSLANGDEAHYNDYEVVNGVPLATEIIMYSHDGGRFRIKITEPEVNTELSPEAFTLHLDNLTVYPLSALQGKH, via the coding sequence ATGAAACGCCATATATTCCTCTTGTTCCTGATGGCAGCCCTGTCCCAGGTTGCCGGCTGCGCCCTCTTTACTCCCAAACCGCCCCTGGAGTACCGGCCCGGCGTCCAGGTGGATACCCTCTCGGCTGCCGTATCCCTCTCCGTCACCAAAGGAGAGCAGGGCATGGGCGCAAACGGCTTTATGCTCTATCAGCGTCCCGACCGGATGCGGATGGTGGTTCTTTCCCCCTTCGGCACCACCCTGATGGAAACCGTTGTGGCGGGCGATCAGGTCACGGTTGTGGACAATTCCAAGGGGATGGCGTTCCGCGGCGCGCTGGCCGAGCTTCCCCAGCAGAGGGAGGGGGATACCTGGCGCCAGGCGCGCTGGGTCATGGAGGTGCCGGCCCCCGGCAGTTCGTTGCGTGACGGTTCTCTGGAACGGACCGGCAGCATGGGCCTGAAGGAGCGCGTGACCTTCGAAAACGGGCTGGTGGTAGCCAAAAGCCTGGCCAACGGCGACGAAGCCCACTACAACGATTACGAGGTTGTGAACGGCGTGCCCCTGGCCACGGAGATCATCATGTACAGCCACGACGGCGGCCGCTTCCGTATCAAGATCACCGAGCCGGAGGTCAATACCGAGCTGTCGCCCGAGGCCTTCACCCTCCATCTGGACAACCTGACCGTCTACCCGTTGTCCGCCCTGCAAGGAAAGCACTGA
- a CDS encoding outer membrane lipoprotein carrier protein LolA, whose product MMLSGQGPRFIHGPARWRVFAACGALLAFLAGAIPCQARQIPAVEGLEVLRKAFTGVTDFTAEISQEKRLSLMKRAMTMNGTVRFRKPDQFYLELNAPYASRMVLRDNTIEQVMGASGGRNRIVLPPEQGLKRWFTRLATPITTLPEGLGVHADATGPVYTVTIAPRGKGQVRELVITFLDDGTIRKLVIVEQNGDRAVMTFKKVRRNVGLTDRDFRLE is encoded by the coding sequence ATGATGTTGTCAGGACAAGGTCCCCGTTTCATTCACGGCCCCGCCCGGTGGCGGGTCTTTGCTGCATGCGGCGCGCTGCTGGCGTTCCTTGCGGGCGCCATTCCCTGCCAGGCCCGTCAGATTCCCGCCGTGGAAGGGCTTGAGGTTCTGCGCAAGGCCTTTACCGGGGTCACGGACTTTACGGCCGAGATCAGCCAGGAAAAACGTCTCTCGTTGATGAAGCGGGCCATGACCATGAACGGCACGGTGCGCTTCCGCAAGCCTGACCAGTTCTATCTCGAACTCAACGCCCCCTATGCCAGCCGCATGGTTCTGCGGGACAACACCATCGAACAGGTCATGGGCGCGAGCGGGGGGCGAAACCGGATCGTCCTGCCTCCCGAACAGGGGCTGAAACGCTGGTTCACGCGGCTTGCCACACCGATCACCACCCTGCCGGAAGGTCTGGGGGTCCACGCCGATGCGACCGGCCCGGTCTACACCGTCACCATCGCGCCCCGCGGCAAGGGGCAGGTCAGGGAACTGGTCATTACCTTTCTCGATGACGGCACGATCAGAAAGCTGGTCATCGTCGAACAGAACGGTGACCGCGCCGTGATGACCTTCAAGAAGGTGCGCCGCAACGTGGGGCTGACGGACCGGGATTTCCGGCTGGAGTGA
- a CDS encoding hydroxymyristoyl-ACP dehydratase, producing the protein MRKGLRIKADPAAYLPHRYPFLLLDRVVELETGVRAVARVAVTSGRGLPQVLLVECIAQLAGILTIQDEGEGGFLAAIDRAEFSDVPRAGDELSVSVRVVKAFGRLFMVEGEVACDGRTLVTAQLTLGVGKL; encoded by the coding sequence ATGCGAAAGGGGCTTCGCATTAAGGCTGATCCCGCGGCATACCTCCCCCACCGTTACCCCTTTCTGCTGCTTGACCGGGTCGTGGAACTGGAAACCGGCGTCCGTGCGGTCGCCCGGGTGGCCGTCACGTCGGGCCGCGGCCTTCCCCAGGTGCTGCTGGTGGAGTGCATCGCCCAATTGGCCGGCATTCTCACCATTCAGGACGAGGGGGAAGGGGGCTTTCTGGCGGCCATTGACCGGGCCGAATTCTCCGATGTGCCCCGGGCCGGTGACGAGCTTTCGGTTTCGGTCCGGGTGGTCAAGGCCTTTGGCCGGCTCTTCATGGTGGAGGGAGAGGTGGCCTGCGACGGTCGCACGTTGGTGACGGCCCAACTTACCCTGGGAGTTGGCAAACTATGA
- a CDS encoding beta-ketoacyl synthase N-terminal-like domain-containing protein has protein sequence MIYSFDNIVISGFSAVTAAGNGMAAVLELLGSGRDALTPVPADVPGGAGQRWGKALDFKASDFMPPLKARKMDRCSHFAVGASGLALKDAGIDLKGMDPERIGIALGCGFGGVANSAEFLSGYFKSGVEGLAPVLFPNTVSNAPASNASIGHGLKGPNVTLVQRFCSAESAFVMACRFIAEGRADVMLTGGADDLTPLMIAGFSATGQLRRYASCFGEGSGILVLESAAHAARRNAPVKATVETVATIGLLPAGREREGVERLFSGVERCDLLSLSGTAGDTPLLMQRAGARDTIDTARTLGRSLAMGGTAMATLLAKLQAGRQGLHLAASPEGPYYAIRFTGGAAVAPAQPPVPGDAKGASH, from the coding sequence ATGATCTACTCCTTCGACAATATCGTCATCAGCGGCTTCTCGGCCGTAACCGCCGCAGGCAACGGCATGGCAGCGGTGCTGGAACTCCTCGGGTCGGGTCGGGACGCCCTGACGCCCGTGCCGGCAGACGTGCCCGGGGGGGCGGGGCAGCGCTGGGGCAAGGCGCTCGACTTCAAGGCCTCGGACTTCATGCCGCCGCTCAAGGCACGCAAGATGGATCGATGCAGCCACTTTGCCGTCGGCGCGTCAGGACTGGCCCTCAAGGATGCCGGCATCGACCTGAAGGGTATGGACCCCGAGCGGATCGGGATCGCCCTGGGGTGCGGTTTCGGCGGCGTGGCAAATTCCGCCGAATTCCTCAGCGGTTATTTCAAAAGCGGTGTCGAGGGGCTGGCGCCGGTACTCTTCCCCAACACGGTTTCCAATGCGCCCGCCAGCAACGCCTCCATCGGGCATGGCCTGAAGGGGCCCAACGTGACGCTGGTGCAACGCTTCTGCTCGGCCGAATCGGCCTTTGTCATGGCCTGTCGTTTCATTGCGGAAGGGCGGGCCGACGTCATGCTGACCGGCGGGGCCGATGACCTGACGCCGCTGATGATCGCAGGCTTCAGTGCCACCGGCCAACTGCGGCGTTATGCCTCCTGTTTCGGCGAGGGGAGCGGCATCCTGGTGCTGGAAAGCGCCGCCCACGCCGCCCGCCGCAATGCCCCGGTCAAGGCGACGGTCGAGACGGTCGCCACCATCGGCCTGCTCCCGGCCGGTCGTGAACGGGAAGGGGTGGAGCGCCTGTTCAGCGGCGTTGAGCGCTGCGATCTGCTCTCCCTTTCCGGCACCGCCGGTGACACTCCGCTTCTGATGCAGCGGGCCGGAGCCCGGGACACCATCGACACCGCCCGCACCCTGGGGCGTTCCCTGGCCATGGGGGGCACGGCCATGGCTACCCTGCTGGCCAAGCTTCAGGCCGGCCGGCAGGGATTGCACCTGGCGGCCTCCCCCGAAGGCCCCTACTATGCCATCCGCTTCACGGGAGGCGCTGCAGTCGCGCCCGCTCAGCCCCCTGTCCCCGGCGATGCGAAAGGGGCTTCGCATTAA
- a CDS encoding beta-ketoacyl synthase — protein MVRKRVVITGVGVFCGAGRNVAQFSDALLNGISGIGPLDLFDASAFPSHIGCQVKGYDPLDHFDRTTARKLSRADQFGLIAAAEALADSGLAGHYSPFDMGISMGGGAAGMFQSEQWLKALLAGENAPPVLLRGVLPDKTATEIARACNLAGYQGTVTTACSSSATAIGWGAELVATGQQRAMVAGGSDTLSLLTFGGFNSLKVVDPEPCSPFSLGRQGISLGEGAAFLVLESEEDALARGARVYGAVLGYALAGEAYHMTAPEPTGSTAARVMRNAIAAAGIDSGRVGWVNAHGTGTPLNDVVESNAMKLVFGERVQSVPLISTKAMTGHCLGAAGAIEALATVIALNLRIIPQTLNFRGRDPECDLDYCHEGKRPCEADIAMSNSFAFGGNITSLVLGT, from the coding sequence ATGGTGAGAAAACGCGTTGTCATAACCGGCGTGGGGGTCTTCTGCGGGGCGGGCAGGAATGTGGCCCAATTCAGCGACGCCCTGCTGAACGGCATCAGCGGCATCGGCCCCCTGGACCTGTTCGACGCGTCGGCCTTTCCTTCCCATATCGGCTGCCAGGTCAAGGGGTATGACCCGCTGGATCATTTCGACCGCACCACGGCGCGGAAACTTTCCCGTGCCGACCAGTTCGGCCTGATCGCCGCCGCCGAGGCCCTGGCGGACAGCGGGCTGGCCGGTCATTATTCGCCTTTTGACATGGGGATTTCCATGGGGGGGGGCGCCGCCGGCATGTTCCAGTCGGAGCAGTGGCTGAAAGCGCTTTTGGCCGGAGAGAACGCGCCGCCGGTGCTATTGCGCGGCGTCCTGCCCGACAAGACCGCCACCGAGATAGCCCGGGCCTGCAATCTTGCCGGCTACCAGGGGACGGTCACCACGGCCTGTTCCTCGTCGGCCACCGCCATCGGCTGGGGTGCCGAACTGGTTGCCACCGGCCAACAGCGGGCCATGGTGGCCGGTGGTTCCGATACCCTGTCGCTTCTGACCTTCGGCGGATTCAACTCGCTGAAGGTGGTCGATCCCGAGCCCTGTTCCCCCTTCAGTCTGGGACGTCAGGGGATCTCCCTGGGAGAGGGGGCGGCCTTCCTGGTGCTGGAGAGCGAAGAGGATGCCCTGGCCCGGGGTGCCCGGGTGTATGGTGCGGTGCTCGGCTATGCCCTGGCCGGCGAGGCGTATCACATGACCGCCCCGGAGCCGACCGGCTCCACGGCGGCGCGGGTCATGCGCAATGCCATTGCGGCAGCCGGCATCGACAGCGGCCGGGTGGGGTGGGTCAACGCCCATGGCACCGGCACCCCCCTCAACGATGTGGTGGAGTCCAACGCCATGAAGCTGGTCTTCGGCGAGCGGGTTCAATCGGTCCCGCTGATTTCCACCAAGGCCATGACCGGGCACTGTCTGGGGGCGGCCGGCGCCATCGAGGCCCTGGCCACGGTGATCGCCCTCAACCTCCGCATCATTCCCCAAACCCTGAATTTTCGCGGCCGCGACCCGGAATGCGACCTGGACTACTGCCACGAAGGGAAGCGCCCCTGCGAAGCCGACATCGCCATGTCCAATTCCTTTGCCTTCGGGGGCAACATCACATCACTGGTGCTGGGCACATGA
- the fabG gene encoding 3-oxoacyl-ACP reductase FabG, with the protein MEFKDHIVVVTGGTRGIGRAVSLLFARQGAHVFAAYLNNDQAAAALVAETQGLAGTVSVIKADVGTAAGAQALIDAASRESGSIDVLINNAGIIRDGWLAMMAEEDWDAVMRTNLSPLFHCCKWGVRKMMARRSGSIVTVSSISALTGTAGQTNYAASKGAAISFTKSLAREVGGMGIRVNAIVAGLIATDMTAGLKQDVVERIVKGSALGRIGTPEEVAEAVVFLASRRASYITGQILVVDGGTV; encoded by the coding sequence ATGGAATTCAAAGACCATATCGTGGTGGTGACCGGCGGCACGCGCGGCATTGGTCGGGCCGTTTCGCTTCTGTTCGCCCGCCAGGGGGCGCACGTCTTTGCCGCCTACCTGAACAACGACCAGGCGGCGGCAGCCCTGGTGGCGGAAACACAGGGGCTGGCCGGTACGGTCAGCGTGATCAAGGCCGACGTGGGCACGGCCGCAGGGGCCCAGGCGTTGATCGACGCGGCCTCACGGGAGAGCGGCTCTATCGATGTCCTGATCAATAACGCCGGCATCATCCGCGACGGCTGGCTGGCCATGATGGCGGAGGAGGATTGGGATGCGGTCATGCGCACCAACCTTTCTCCCCTGTTCCACTGCTGCAAGTGGGGGGTGCGCAAGATGATGGCCCGCCGCAGCGGCAGCATCGTGACGGTGTCCTCCATTTCCGCCCTGACCGGCACCGCCGGCCAGACCAATTACGCGGCCTCCAAGGGAGCCGCCATCAGTTTCACCAAGTCCCTGGCCCGGGAGGTCGGGGGAATGGGTATCCGGGTCAACGCCATCGTGGCCGGCCTGATTGCAACGGATATGACCGCGGGCCTGAAGCAGGATGTGGTGGAACGGATCGTCAAGGGCTCGGCCCTCGGCAGGATCGGCACCCCCGAGGAGGTGGCCGAGGCGGTCGTTTTCCTGGCTTCCCGGCGGGCCTCCTACATTACGGGTCAAATCCTGGTCGTGGATGGCGGCACGGTCTAG
- a CDS encoding pyridoxamine 5'-phosphate oxidase family protein → MHHELRRKERALTEPEARAILERGEYGILSTCDPDGQPYGIPLSYCLGNDAIYFHCALEGHKLTDIAADGRVSFCVVGTTEVLPDQFATRYESVVISGRATEAFEEEKQQVLEGLLAKYSAAFRSAGLDYIEAMREQTRVFKVSIEDICGKARR, encoded by the coding sequence ATGCACCATGAACTGCGCCGCAAAGAGCGGGCCCTTACGGAGCCGGAGGCGAGGGCGATCCTGGAACGGGGCGAGTACGGAATCCTTTCAACCTGCGACCCGGATGGCCAGCCGTACGGCATCCCGCTCAGCTACTGCCTCGGCAACGACGCCATCTACTTCCACTGCGCCCTGGAAGGGCACAAGCTGACCGACATTGCCGCCGACGGCAGGGTATCGTTCTGTGTGGTCGGCACGACCGAGGTCCTGCCCGACCAGTTTGCCACCAGGTACGAAAGTGTCGTCATCTCCGGCAGGGCGACGGAGGCCTTCGAGGAGGAGAAGCAGCAGGTCCTGGAAGGACTCCTGGCCAAATATTCCGCCGCCTTTCGTTCGGCGGGGCTGGACTACATCGAAGCGATGCGGGAGCAGACCAGAGTATTCAAGGTCAGCATCGAGGACATCTGCGGCAAGGCGCGCCGATGA